ACTGCTGGCCGCCCGGCATCACGGTGCGCGTGACACCGCCACCCTGGTCGCCCTCGAGCATGCCGACGAGCTCCGCGTGGCGGGGCGCCTGGCCGGGGTCATCGCCGAATCCGAACGCGCGCACCGAGACTTCGGTGCTGCCACCGACCGGGCGGCCGCACCGGCGGCGGCCGCGGCCGCGGTGTCCACCGCCGCAGTCGGGGTATCGGTGCTGGGGGCCGTGCTCATCGGCATCCTGCTCGCCGACCACACCACACCGACGGCACTGGCCATCCTGATGTTGCTCCCGCTGTCGGCATTCGAGGCCACCAGCGCGCTGCCGGCGGCCGCCGCGCAATGGGTGCGCTCGACACTGGCGGCGCAGCAGCTCGCCGAGCTGACCGCTGCCGATCCCACCGGCCGGGTCCGGCCGGCCGTCCCGGCCATCGCTGCAGCCCCCGGTGACCGGATCGCCGTCGTCGGCCCCAGTGGCAGCGGTAAGACCACCATGCTCATGGCGATCGCCGCGAAGTATCCCGAAAACCCGGTCACCGCAGCATTCTTCGCCGAGGACGCGCACCTGTTCGACACCACCGTGCGCGACAATCTGCTGGTCGGCCGCGGTGATGCCACCGACGCCGAGCTGGAAGCCGCCCTGAGTCAGGTCGGGCTCGGCGAGTGGTTGGCCGGCCTGCCGGACGGGCTGGGCACCGTGCTGACCGGAGGTGTGGCCGCGGTATCGGCAGGCCAACGTCGTCGTCTGCTGCTGGCGCGGGCGGTGATCACCGATTTTCCGATCGTGCTGCTCGACGAGCCCACCGAGCATCTCGACGCCGCCGACAGTGACCGACTCCTGACCGCGATACTCACCCCCGACGGCCTGTTCGCCGCCCATCGAGCCGTCGTGGTGGCCACCCATCACCTACCCGAACACCTCGGTTGCCCGACGATCCGGATGCCGCAACCTGCCGGGTAACGTGGCCCTTCATGAGCTACCAGCCCGCTGCGGCGGCGCCGCCGTACCCGGTCCGACAGACCGGACCCCGCAACGGAGTGGGCGCCGGGGCGTTCGTGGTGGCGGTGGCGGCGCTGGTGTTCTCGTGGAGTGTGATCGGCGGCGTCGTCGGCGGCATCATCGCGGTGGTCCTCGGTGTCAGCGGCCGCCGCCGCGCGCGTCGCGGCGAGGCCGACAACGGCCCGGTCGCGACCGCGGGCATGGCGCTGGGCGCACTCGCGGTGGTCGTCGGGATCGCGGCCGTACCGGTGTGGTCGGGATTTCTCGGCGATGCCGGGGTGGGCGATTACCTCGGCTGCATGGAGAAGGCGATCGGCGAATCGGGCACATCACCGGACCCTGCTGCACAGCAGAAGTGCGAGAACGAATTTCGTGACCGCATCGAGCACATCTCCGGCCTGGGAACCGCCAGGGGTTAGCCCGCGCCGGGGAAGTGTTTGACGATGCCTTCCTGCACGATGGTCGCCAGCACCCGCCCGTCGGTGTCGAAGAAATGCCCACTGCTCAGCCCCCGGGAATCGGCCGCGACCGGTGACGAGGTGGCGTAGAGCACCCACTCGTCGAAGCAGATCGGTCGGTGGAACCACACCGAATGATTCATCGTGACGGCAAAGATCCGGTCGAAACCCCAGGACAGCCCGTGGGTGGTGATGATCGAATCCAACACCGTGGTGTCCGAGGAGTACACCAGCGCCGCGGCGTGCAGCACCGGGTCCTCGGGCATCGGCGCGTCGGCGGTCATCCACACCCGGTTGTGCTCCAGCCGGTCACCCTTGTCCCGCATCACCCAGGCCGGGTCGTTGGTGTAGCGCCATTGGATGGGCTTGAGCGCCTCGACGAACAACGGAACGGTCTGCTCGTAGCCGACCAGCAAGTCCTCGATGGTCGGCAATCCGTCGGGGTGCGGCACCTGTGGGGCAGGCACGTTGTGCTCCAGTCCGCGCCCGCCCGCCAGATGCGAGACCAGCGCCGTCCCGAGCAGCACACCGTCCTGGGTCACGTCGACGCGCCGGTTGGCGAAACGACGCTCGTCACGCAACCGAACAACCTGGAAATGCAGGTCTTTCGTGGGATCACCACCGGCGATGAAATGCATCGACAGCGTGCTGGGCGGCAGCTTCGGCGACACCGTGCGGCTGGCGGCGACGAAGGCTTGGGCCATCATCTGCCCGCCGAACGTCCGGACAGGGTTGCGGCTCGGGTGCGATCCGGTGAACGCATCCTCACCATCCGGGCGGAGCGCCAGAACCGTCAGCAGTTCCTCGAGATGTTCCGCCGACAAGTCGCTCCCCTAGTGGTCGTCCTCACCGATCCGGTGCACGTGGATCAGGTTGGTCGAGCCTACTGTGCCGGGAGGAGCGCCCGCGACGATGACCACCAGGTCGCCGCGCTTGTAGCGACCCAGGTCCAGCAGCGCCTGGTCGACCTGCCGGATCATCCCGTCGGTGGTCTGCATGTGCGGGACGATGAAGGTCTCGGTTCCCCAGGTCAGCGCCAGCTGGCTGCGCACCTCGGGCAGCGCGGTGAACGCGAGCAGCGGCAACGGTGTGTGCAGCCGGGCCAGCCTGCGGACGGTGTCACCGGACTGGGTGAACGCCACCAGCGCCTTGGCCTCCAGCCGCTCACCGATATCGCGGGCCGCGTAGGAGATGACACCACGCTTGGTGCGCGGGACGTGGGTCAGCGGCGGCGCCTCGGTGGAGTTCGACTCCACCGCCTTGACGATGCGAGCCATCGTGCGCACCGCCTCCAGGGCGTACTTGCCGACGGAGGTCTCACCGGACAGCATCACCGCGTCGGCCCCGTCGAGCACCGCGTTGGCGACGTCGGAGGCCTCGGCCCGGGTAGGCCGGGAGTTCTCGATCATCGACTCCAGCATCTGGGTGGCGACGATGACGGGTTTGGCGTTCTCGCGAGCCATCTGGATGGCCCGCTTCTGCACCAGCGGAACCTCTTCCAGGGGCAGTTCGACGCCGAGGTCACCGCGGGCCACCATGATGGCGTCGAAGGCCAGCACGATCGCCTCGAGGTTCTCGATGGCCTCGGGCTTCTCCAGCTTGGCGATGACGGGCACCCGGCGGCCGACCCGGTCCATCACCTCGTGCACCAGCTCGATATCGGCCGGTGAGCGCACGAACGACAGCGCCACCAGGTCGACACCGAGGCGCAGCGCGAACTCCAGGTCGGCGATGTCCTTCTCCGAGAGCGCAGGCACCGAGACGTTCATGCCGGGCAGCGAGAGGCCCTTGTTGTTGCTGACCCGGCCCCCCTCGGTGACCTGGCAGACGACATCGTTGCCGTCGATGTGCTCGACGATCAGTCCGACGTTGCCGTCGTCGACGAGCAGTCGGTCACCGGGTGCCGCGTCCACGGCCAGCTGCTTGTAGGTGGTGGACACCCGGTCGTGGGTGCCCATGAAGTCGTCGACGGTGATGCGCACCGTCTCGCCGGCCTGCCACAACGTGGCCCCGGTGGCGAACCGACCCAGCCGGATCTTGGGTCCCTGCAGGTCAGCAAGGATGCCGACGGCGCGTCCGGTGTAATCGGAGGCCGCCCGCACCCGGCGGTAGGACTCTTCGTGGTCGGCGTGGTCACCATGGCTGAAGTTCAGCCGCGCCACATCCATGCCCGCCTCGACGAGGTCACGCACGGACTCGTCGGTGGCGGTGGCAGGGCCGAGGGTACAGACGATTTTTCCGCGTCTATTCACGTCTGGTGAGCTTACTCGTTGATCGATTCAGATGACCATTCAGACCGCGTGTCAGACGACTGCCAGGGGCAGTGACCCGGGCCGCACCGGGGCGGGCAGCTCGGACTCGCCCATCAGGTAGAGGTCGACCGCGCGCGCGGCGCTACGCCCCTCGGCGATGGCCCACACGATGAGCGACGCGCCGCGGTGGGCGTCGCCGCAGACGAACACCCCGGGCTCCTCGGTCTGCCAGTCCGACCCGCAGGGCAGCGCGCCACGGCCGTTGGTGGTGAGCCCCAGACCCGCCAACAGCGGCATCGGCTCGACACCCTCGAAACCGATGGCCAGCAACGCCAGCTCACACGGGATCTCGAACGGGTCGCCCACCGGGACGATCTGGCGGCGGCCGTCATCGTCGCGTTGCACCCGCACCTCGGCGATCTGCACCGCGCGCAGCGCACCCTGCTCGTCACCGAGAAAACTCTGCACCGCGACCTCGAACCGGCGCGCCCCACCCTCGGCGTGCGCCGGCGAGGTCCGCAGCACCAGCGGCCAGGTCGGCCACGGCGAGCGCTCCTCGTCGCGGGTACGCGGCGGTTCCGGGTTGTAGTCGAGCTGGGTCACCGAGAGCGCGCCCTGCCGGTGGGCGGTGCCCAGACAGTCCGCGCCGGTGTCACCGCCACCGATGATGACGACGCGCTTGCCGGCGGCCGTCGGTTCGGCGGCCCGGTCCCCCTCGCACTCCTTGTTCGCCGCGACCAGATGTTCCATGGCCAGGTGGACCCCGCTGAGCTCGCGGCCGGCCACCTCGGTATCGCGAGCCCGCAGCGCTCCGACGGCCAGCACGATCGCATCGTGCTGGGCCCGCAGTGCCTCGACCGAGAGATCGACACCGACCTCACAGTCGGTCACGAATCTGGTTCCCTCCGCACGCATCTGGGCCAACCGTTGGTCGAGGCCGGATTTCTCCAGCTTGTACTCCGGAATGCCGTAGCGCATCAACCCGCCGATGCGGTCATCGCGTTCGTAGACGGTCACCTCATGACCGGCCCGGGTCAGCTGCTGGGCGGCCGCCAGACCCGCCGGACCCGAGCCGACCACGGCCACACTGCGTCCCGTGGAGATGGCCGCCGGCTGCGGCACCACCGCGCCGGTCAGCCAGGCGTGGTCGGCGATGGTCTGTTCGATTCGCTTGATCGTGACACTGCCGCCGGTGGCGGGCTCGGCGATGGACAACACGCAGGCCGCCTCGCATGGTGCCGGGCACAGCCGACCGGTGAACTCGGGGAAGTTGTTGGTGGCGTGCAGCCGGTCACTGGCCGCGTCCCAGCGACCACGCCGGACCAGGTCGTTCCATTCCGGGATCAGGTTGCCCAGCGGGCAGCCCGCGGTTCCGGAGTGGCAGAACGGGATACCGCAATCCATACAGCGACGGGCCTGTTGGGACACCTCGGCCGCCCGGTCGGCGGGCGGCCGGATCTCGTAGACCTCATGCCAGTCCCCCACCCGTTCGTCGACCGGGCGCTTGACGGCATCGTGCTTGGCGACGCGCAGAAAACCGGTGGGATCAGCCACGGCTCGCCTCCATGATCGCGGTCTCCACATCACGGCCCTCGGCGCGGGCCAGCCGGGTGGCGCGCAGCACGCGCTCGTAGTCGATCGGCATGATCTTGGTGAATCCGGCACTGCGCCGGGGCCAGTCGGCCAGCAGCGACACCGCCACCGTGGAATCGGTGGCCTGCGCGTGCCTGCTCACCACGTCGTGCAGCCAGCCCAAATCTTCGGCCTCCAACTTCTGCAATGCCACCATCTCGGTGTTGACCTTGGCCGGGTCCAGTCCCAGGACGAATGCGATACCCCCGGACATGCCGGCGGCCATGTTGCGGCCGGTGTCGCCGAGCACGACCACCCGGCCGCCGGTCATGTATTCGCACGCATGGTCACCGACACCCTCGACGACGGCCAACGCCCCGGAATTGCGCGCGCAGAAGCGCTCCCCGACCCGCCCGCGCAGGAATACCTCGCCCGAGGTGGCGCCGAACAGCAGCGTATTGCCGGCGATGACATTGTCCTCGGGCAGGAAGAGCACGTCATCGGGTGGTCGCACGACGATCCGACCGCCCGAAAGGCCCTTGCCCACATAATCGTTGGCATCACCGATGAGGTCGAGGGTGATTCCGGGCGGCAGGAACGCGCCAAGCGACTGGCCTGCCGACCCGGTCAGTGTGACCATGATGGTGTCGTCGGGCAGACCGGTCGCACCGTAACGGCGGGTGACCTCGGCGCCCAGCATGGTGCCCACCGTGCGGTTGACGTTGCGGACCGGCAGTTCCAGCCGGACGGGGTGGGCATCCTCCAGCGCGCCCTCGGCCAACTGGATCAGGGTCTGGTCCAGCGCCTTGTCCAGCCCGTGGTCCTGGTCACGCAGCCGGCGCCGGGCGATCGTCCCGTGGGGGCCGGACGGGGCGGCGAAGATCGGGCTGAGATCCAATCCGGCACTCTTCCAATGCGCCACGCCCGTCGCGGTATCGAGCATGTCGACCCGTCCGATCGCCTCGTCGAGACTCCGGAAACCCAGCTCGGACAGCATCATCCGGAGGTCCTCGGCGATGAACTCGAAGAAGTTCTGCACGAACTCCGGTTTGCCGGTGAAACGGGCACGCAACTCCGGGTTCTGGGTGGCCACCCCCACCGGGCAGGTGTCCAGATGGCACACCCGCATCATGATGCAGCCAGCGACGACCAGCGGCGCGGTCGCGAAACCGTATTCCTCGGCACCGAGCAGCGCGGCCACCATGACATCGCGGGCGGTCCGCATGCCACCGTCGCACTGCACGGTGATCCGGTCACGGAGACCGTTGAGCATCAGCGTCTGCTGGGTGTCGGCCAGCCCGATCTCCCACGGGGCGCCGGCATGTTTGAGACTGGTCAGCGGGGCCGCACCGGTACCGCCGTCGTAGCCGGAGATCAGCACCACGTCGGCGTGCGCCTTGGACACCCCGGCGGCCACGGTGCCGACACCGACGGAGCTGACCAGCTTGACGTGGACGCGGGCGGTGTCGTTGGCGTTCTTCAGGTCGTGGATGAGCTGGGCCAGATCCTCGATCGAGTAGATATCGTGATGCGGCGGTGGCGAGATCAGGCCGACACCCGGCGTGGAGTGCCGGGTCTTGGCGATGTTCGGGTACACCTTGTAGCCGGGAAGCTGGCCGCCCTCACCGGGTTTGGCCCCCTGGGCCATCTTGATCTGGATATCGGAGGCATTCACCAGATAGTCGCTGGTGACCCCGAACCGGCCGGAGGCCACCTGTTTGACCGCGCTGCGCCGCATGGGATCGTAGAGCCGGTCGGCGTCCTCACCGCCCTCACCGGAGTTCGACCGCCCGCCGAGGGTGTTCATCGCCACGGCCATGGTTTCGTGCGCCTCGGCGGAGATGGACCCATAGCTCATGGCACCGGTGTTGAAGCGGGCGACGATATCGGCGACCGGTTCTACCTCGTCCAGCGGCACCGGCGTCCCGGCGCGGAACTCGAACAGGCCGCGCAGGGCACCACCCTCGCGGGCCAGCCGGTTCACCTCCTCGGAATACCTCGCGAAGACGTCACGCCTGCCGGTCCGGGTCGAATGCTGGAGCAGGAAAACGACTTCCGGGGTGAACAGATGCAGCTCACCGTCGCGCCGGAACTGATACTCACCGCCGACGGAGAGCCTGCGGTATGCCCGCTCGGTCGGATTCTCCGGATAGGCCCGCCGGTGCCGGAATCTGACCTCCTCGGCCAGCACGTCGAGTCCGACCCCACCCAGTTGCATCGGCGTGCCGGTGAAGTATTCGTCGATGACGGCGCGGTCCAGACCGATGGCCTCGAAGGCCTGCGCACCGGTGTAGGAGGACACCGTCGAGATGCCCATCTTGCTCATCACCTTCATGACACCCTTGCCGAGTGCGGTCAGGTAGTTGCGCACCGCGGCGGCCGGGTCGATACCGGTCAGTTCACCCTCGCGGATCAGGTCTTCGATCGATTCGAAGGCCAGGTACGGGTTGACCGCTGCCGCACCGAAACCGATCAGCAGCGCGATGTGGTGGACTTCCCTGGCATCTCCGCTCTCGACCACCAGCGCGACACAGGTGCGTTGTTTGGTGCGCACCAGATGATGGTGGACCGCGGCAACGGCCAGCAGCGACGGGATGGGGGCCCGGGTGTGGTCGGAATCGCGGTCGGACAACACAAGTGTGCGTGCGCCTTTGGCGATGGCATCACTGGCCCGCGCACGCAGTTCATCGAGCGCCTCGGCCATCGCCTCACCGCCGCGCTCGACATCGTAGAGAGCGCGCAGGACCGCGGTGCGCAGTCCTGGGTGTTCGCCGTCGTCGTTGATGTGCACGATCCTGTTCAGATCGTCGTTGTCGAGAACCGGCCAGCTCAGCGCGATCTGCCGACATGATGCGGCCGTCGGTTCGAGCAGATTCTGTTCCGGGCCCATCACCCGGCGCATGGAGGTCACCACCGACTCCCGGATGGCGTCCAGCGGCGGGTTGGTCACCTGGGCGAACAGTTCGACGAAATAGTCGTAGAGCAATTTCGAACGCTGGGACAGCACAGCCAGCGGGGTGTCGGTGCCCATGGAGCCCAACGGTTCCGCACCGGTGGCGGCCATCGGCGTGAGCAGCAGCCGCAGCTCCTCCTCGGTGTAGCCGAACGCGACCTGGCGCCGGACCACCGAATCGTGGTTGGGCTGGACCCGCACCCGGCTCGGCAGGGTGGTGATATCGAGCAGCCCGGCATGTAGCCATTCGTCATACGCCTCGGCGCCGGCGAGTTCGTCCTTGATCTCGTCATCGGTGACGATGGCGCCCCGTGCCGTGTCGACGAGGAACATCTTTCCCGGCTCCAGGCGGCCTTTGGCCACCACCTGCGCGCTGGGGATGTCGAGTACACCGCTCTCGCTGGCCAGGATGATCCGATTGTCGATCGTGCGCCACCAGCGGCCGGGACGCAGCCCGTTGCGGTCCAGCACCGCTCCCACCACGGTGCCATCGGTGAACGTCACGCACGCCGGTCCGTCCCATGGCTCCATCAGCGAGGCGTGGTACTGCCAGAAGGCGCGCCGCGCCGGATCCATCCCGGTGTTGTTCTCCCACGCCTCCGGGATCATCATCAGCACCGCATGGGGCAGGCTGCGGCCGCCGAGATGCAGGAGTTCCAGAACCTGGTCGAAGGACGCCGAGTCAGACGCCTCGGGCGTGCAGATCGGCGAAAGCCGAGCCAGGTCACCGGGAATCAGGGTGCCGCCGAGTTTCGCCTCGCGGGCGTGCATCCGGTTGCGATTTCCCCGCACCGTGTTGATCTCACCGTTGTGGGCGACGAACCGGAACGGGTGTGCCAGCGGCCAGGACGGGAACGTGTTCGTCGAAAACCGGCTGTGCACAATGGCGATGGCGCTCACGCAGCGTTCGTCACGCAGATCCGGGAAGAACAGCGGAAGCTGCATGGTGGTGAGCATGCCCTTGTAGGCCATGGTCCGACTCGACAGCGACGCGAAGTACACGCCCAGATTCTCCGATTCGGACCGTTTGCGCAGCGGGTACACCATGCGGTCGAGGTCGATACCACCGCAACGCGCGGGCGCCGCCACGAAAAGCTGTGCCATGTGCGGCATGCAGCCGAGTGCGGTGGCGCCGATCTGGGCACCGTCGGGATCGATCGGGACGGTGCGCCAACCGAGGACCTGCAGACCCTCCTCGTCGGCGATCTGCTCGATCCGGCCTTGGGCCGCGGCGCGCTGTGTCGGGTCCTGCGGCAAGAAGCAGATTCCCGCGGCGAAGCCGTTCGTGCCATCGGCTGCTTCGGTCGGTAGCTCGAATTCCACCACCGCCCTGAGCAATTCGACCGGTAGCTGAATCAGGATCCCGGCGCCGTCACCGCTGTTTTGTTCGGCACCGGCCGCACCCCTGTGCTCGAGATGCGCCAGGGCGGTGAGCCCGTCGGCGACGATCTCGTGGGAGCGGCGCCCCTCGACGTCGACGAGCATGGCGACGCCGCAGGAATCGGATTCGTTGTTCGGGTCATAGAGACCCTGAGCTGGTGGGAGCGCTGAGAACAGCAACCGGTGCCTCCGCAGTCTTCGTGGTGAATCGAAGGGACTGCATCGGCCCGCACCGCCAGTGTATCAGCGCAGCAGGTTCACTACCCGCTGGAAACCGTCGGTACCAGCGGAAAGCCCGGCCAGTTCCGCACCACCGTCCAGGCCACCAGGGCCAGCACCACGGTGACCGTGGCGGCGGGTGGCATGAGCGTGCGTCCCTGCCGCCAGCGCACCGCCAACCACAGCAGCAGCATCGGGATCCCGACGAGCATGAAGACGTTGTCGACCACGGCGGCGGCGAAATCGGCGTGCAGCACGTCGTGGGTCATCCGCAGGCCACCGCACGCCGGGCATTCGAAACCGGTCAGGGTCTTGAACGGGCAGGCCGGGAAGAAACCGGGCCGGTGCGGGTTGCCCAGGCCGATATAGGTCAGTGCACCGGCCAGGCCGAGCCCGGCCCCGAGGACACCGGCCCGCCCGAGGGCGGTCGTGCTAGGTGCCATCGCGCAGGGGTCGGCCGTGCGGATCGCGCACCTTGTCGGTGAGGATCAAGATGGCGTCGATGAGACCCCAGATGACCGCGCCGATGCCGCAGGTCGCCAACCCCACGATCAACTGGGCGATGCCGAAACCCGTCTGCCCGAGATAGATACGGCCGATCCCGACCAGGCCGAAGAGCCCGAGCAACTGCAGCAGACCGGCAATCGTCTTGGACTTGTCCGAGAACGGTTCACCGGTGACCGGGTGCCTGCCGAACGGGGCCGACGGGTCGTAGCCGGGCAGGCCGCCCGGCCCCGGGTATCCGCCGGGATACGGCGGGGGGAACTGGTTGGCTTGGTACTGGGGCGGCTGGTAGCCCGGCGGTGGGCCGAAGTTCCCGGGGTCGGGCGACTGCGGATAGGACTGCGGATCCGTCATGCCCTCAGGATGCCAGAAGCCCGAACTCGGCGCGGTGACGCCACGACTCCCATTGCCGGGGAAACCACCGTCGCAACAGGTCGATCATGATGGGCACCGATGTCGACGCCCCTGGCGAGGCGCCGAGCAGACCCGCGATGGTGCCATCGGCCGAGACGACCAGTTCGGTTCCCGTGCGCAGCGCGCCGTTCGGTGCGACCAGTTGGGCGCGCTGGCCGGCGGTGATCCATTCCCAGTCCCGCGGGTCGGCGTCCGGGTAGTAGCGGCGCAGCTGGGCGAATCGGCGTCGCCGCGAGGCCAGCAGCTGACCGATCAGATACCGGATGAGGTCACGACTTCCGGTGATCGCACGGATCAACGCGCGCATGTTGTGCGGGCGGACGGTGCCGAAGAAGTCGGTGAAACGGCCGCTGGTGAGCAGTCGGGTACTGAAGGTGCCGTACGGGCCGAACATGAGGTGGGCGTCCCCGTCGACGACCCGACGGTCGAGGTGCGGCACCGACATCGGTGGCGCACCGATGGGTGCCTGACCGTAGACCTTGGCCGCGTGGTGTCTCGTGATCTCCGGATCGGAACAGCGCAGAAAGGCCGCACCGACCGGTAACACCCCGTAGCCGTGGACCTCGGGCAGGCCTGCACGTTGCAGCAGCGTCAGCGTGTGTCCGCCGGCGCCGACGAACACGCGGTCGGCGTCCAGTTGGAATCGCTGTCGGCCGCACCGCCCGGCGACCCGCCAGCCGCCGGCGGGCGTCCGCGTCAGTGTGCGGACCTCGTGGCCGACCAGGGTGTCACCGGTGATCAGCCGCGCCAGGTCGCGGGTGAGCGCCCCGAAATCGATATCGGTACCCGCCGGATGCCAGGTGGCGGCCACTCGCTGCGCGGGGTCGCGGCCGGCCATGACCAGCGGTGCCCACTCGGCGATGACCGCGGGGTCCTGCGAGTACCGCATCTCGGCGAACGCCGCAACGGTGCGCATCGTGTCGAAGCGGCGCCGCAGATAGGCGATATCGCGGTCACCGAAGACCACATCCATGTGCGGGGCGGTGGTGACGAAGCCGGGGTCGAGCAGACCGGAGTCGACGAGGTGTGCCCACCATCGCCGGGACAGCGCGAATTGCTCGGCGACAGCGGCCGGGGTGCCGGCGTTGGCGGGATCGGGCATGTAGTTGAGCTCGCAGTATCCCGAGTGCCCGGTGCCGGCGTTGTTCCACGGGTGACTGCTCTCGGTGGCGATGTCGTCGGCACGCTCGACGATGGTGACCCGCCAATCCGGTTGTAGTAGTGCGAGCATCGCGCCCAGCGTGGCAGACATGATGCCGCCACCGATGAGTGCGACATCGACCGGAGCGGTGCGGGTATCCGTCGTCATGATTGAAGGATCGGCCTGACGACATTGATCCGTCCAATGAATGTTCTGGTGATTATCATCCGAATATGGATCAATTGGCAGGCCTGCTGGCACCGCACCTGCGGGCCCTCGACGAGCTGGTGGCCTGCGACGGACACATCACCCGCGCGGCCGAGCGACTGGGCATCCCGCAGTCGTCGATGAGCAGGCGGATTCACGCGTTGCAGAAGTCACTCGGTGTGCCGCTGGTGATCCAGGACGGTCGGACGGTGCGTCTGACCCCGGCCGCGATACGGCTGGCGAGTCGAATCCGCGATCCGCTGCGTGCCATGGAATCTGGTATCGAGTCCGTCATCGGCGACGCGGACGCCGAACACGGAACCGTCCGGTTCGGGTTTCCGCTGACCATGGGTTCGGGTCGGTTGCCCACGTTGATCGCGGATTTCCATCGTCGGGCACCCGGCATCCGGCTGCAGATCAAACAGGCCCACGGCTCGGCATTG
The sequence above is drawn from the Mycolicibacterium neoaurum VKM Ac-1815D genome and encodes:
- a CDS encoding acyl-CoA thioesterase II; protein product: MSAEHLEELLTVLALRPDGEDAFTGSHPSRNPVRTFGGQMMAQAFVAASRTVSPKLPPSTLSMHFIAGGDPTKDLHFQVVRLRDERRFANRRVDVTQDGVLLGTALVSHLAGGRGLEHNVPAPQVPHPDGLPTIEDLLVGYEQTVPLFVEALKPIQWRYTNDPAWVMRDKGDRLEHNRVWMTADAPMPEDPVLHAAALVYSSDTTVLDSIITTHGLSWGFDRIFAVTMNHSVWFHRPICFDEWVLYATSSPVAADSRGLSSGHFFDTDGRVLATIVQEGIVKHFPGAG
- the pyk gene encoding pyruvate kinase, whose product is MNRRGKIVCTLGPATATDESVRDLVEAGMDVARLNFSHGDHADHEESYRRVRAASDYTGRAVGILADLQGPKIRLGRFATGATLWQAGETVRITVDDFMGTHDRVSTTYKQLAVDAAPGDRLLVDDGNVGLIVEHIDGNDVVCQVTEGGRVSNNKGLSLPGMNVSVPALSEKDIADLEFALRLGVDLVALSFVRSPADIELVHEVMDRVGRRVPVIAKLEKPEAIENLEAIVLAFDAIMVARGDLGVELPLEEVPLVQKRAIQMARENAKPVIVATQMLESMIENSRPTRAEASDVANAVLDGADAVMLSGETSVGKYALEAVRTMARIVKAVESNSTEAPPLTHVPRTKRGVISYAARDIGERLEAKALVAFTQSGDTVRRLARLHTPLPLLAFTALPEVRSQLALTWGTETFIVPHMQTTDGMIRQVDQALLDLGRYKRGDLVVIVAGAPPGTVGSTNLIHVHRIGEDDH
- a CDS encoding glutamate synthase subunit beta — its product is MADPTGFLRVAKHDAVKRPVDERVGDWHEVYEIRPPADRAAEVSQQARRCMDCGIPFCHSGTAGCPLGNLIPEWNDLVRRGRWDAASDRLHATNNFPEFTGRLCPAPCEAACVLSIAEPATGGSVTIKRIEQTIADHAWLTGAVVPQPAAISTGRSVAVVGSGPAGLAAAQQLTRAGHEVTVYERDDRIGGLMRYGIPEYKLEKSGLDQRLAQMRAEGTRFVTDCEVGVDLSVEALRAQHDAIVLAVGALRARDTEVAGRELSGVHLAMEHLVAANKECEGDRAAEPTAAGKRVVIIGGGDTGADCLGTAHRQGALSVTQLDYNPEPPRTRDEERSPWPTWPLVLRTSPAHAEGGARRFEVAVQSFLGDEQGALRAVQIAEVRVQRDDDGRRQIVPVGDPFEIPCELALLAIGFEGVEPMPLLAGLGLTTNGRGALPCGSDWQTEEPGVFVCGDAHRGASLIVWAIAEGRSAARAVDLYLMGESELPAPVRPGSLPLAVV
- a CDS encoding ATP-binding cassette domain-containing protein, whose translation is MSIREVIALLRPRLPRLALAVLFGTLALGSALALAAVAAWLITRAWQMPPVLDLTVAVVAVRALGISRGIFSYCERLAIHDAALRAAGNARVGLYRRLVAAQAESVLRIAGGELVARVGNSVDELADVLVRSVLPMCVAAVLSVAAVGVIAVISPAAALVLAASLLVAGVLAPALAGRAAAATELLAARHHGARDTATLVALEHADELRVAGRLAGVIAESERAHRDFGAATDRAAAPAAAAAAVSTAAVGVSVLGAVLIGILLADHTTPTALAILMLLPLSAFEATSALPAAAAQWVRSTLAAQQLAELTAADPTGRVRPAVPAIAAAPGDRIAVVGPSGSGKTTMLMAIAAKYPENPVTAAFFAEDAHLFDTTVRDNLLVGRGDATDAELEAALSQVGLGEWLAGLPDGLGTVLTGGVAAVSAGQRRRLLLARAVITDFPIVLLDEPTEHLDAADSDRLLTAILTPDGLFAAHRAVVVATHHLPEHLGCPTIRMPQPAG
- the gltB gene encoding glutamate synthase large subunit, producing MLFSALPPAQGLYDPNNESDSCGVAMLVDVEGRRSHEIVADGLTALAHLEHRGAAGAEQNSGDGAGILIQLPVELLRAVVEFELPTEAADGTNGFAAGICFLPQDPTQRAAAQGRIEQIADEEGLQVLGWRTVPIDPDGAQIGATALGCMPHMAQLFVAAPARCGGIDLDRMVYPLRKRSESENLGVYFASLSSRTMAYKGMLTTMQLPLFFPDLRDERCVSAIAIVHSRFSTNTFPSWPLAHPFRFVAHNGEINTVRGNRNRMHAREAKLGGTLIPGDLARLSPICTPEASDSASFDQVLELLHLGGRSLPHAVLMMIPEAWENNTGMDPARRAFWQYHASLMEPWDGPACVTFTDGTVVGAVLDRNGLRPGRWWRTIDNRIILASESGVLDIPSAQVVAKGRLEPGKMFLVDTARGAIVTDDEIKDELAGAEAYDEWLHAGLLDITTLPSRVRVQPNHDSVVRRQVAFGYTEEELRLLLTPMAATGAEPLGSMGTDTPLAVLSQRSKLLYDYFVELFAQVTNPPLDAIRESVVTSMRRVMGPEQNLLEPTAASCRQIALSWPVLDNDDLNRIVHINDDGEHPGLRTAVLRALYDVERGGEAMAEALDELRARASDAIAKGARTLVLSDRDSDHTRAPIPSLLAVAAVHHHLVRTKQRTCVALVVESGDAREVHHIALLIGFGAAAVNPYLAFESIEDLIREGELTGIDPAAAVRNYLTALGKGVMKVMSKMGISTVSSYTGAQAFEAIGLDRAVIDEYFTGTPMQLGGVGLDVLAEEVRFRHRRAYPENPTERAYRRLSVGGEYQFRRDGELHLFTPEVVFLLQHSTRTGRRDVFARYSEEVNRLAREGGALRGLFEFRAGTPVPLDEVEPVADIVARFNTGAMSYGSISAEAHETMAVAMNTLGGRSNSGEGGEDADRLYDPMRRSAVKQVASGRFGVTSDYLVNASDIQIKMAQGAKPGEGGQLPGYKVYPNIAKTRHSTPGVGLISPPPHHDIYSIEDLAQLIHDLKNANDTARVHVKLVSSVGVGTVAAGVSKAHADVVLISGYDGGTGAAPLTSLKHAGAPWEIGLADTQQTLMLNGLRDRITVQCDGGMRTARDVMVAALLGAEEYGFATAPLVVAGCIMMRVCHLDTCPVGVATQNPELRARFTGKPEFVQNFFEFIAEDLRMMLSELGFRSLDEAIGRVDMLDTATGVAHWKSAGLDLSPIFAAPSGPHGTIARRRLRDQDHGLDKALDQTLIQLAEGALEDAHPVRLELPVRNVNRTVGTMLGAEVTRRYGATGLPDDTIMVTLTGSAGQSLGAFLPPGITLDLIGDANDYVGKGLSGGRIVVRPPDDVLFLPEDNVIAGNTLLFGATSGEVFLRGRVGERFCARNSGALAVVEGVGDHACEYMTGGRVVVLGDTGRNMAAGMSGGIAFVLGLDPAKVNTEMVALQKLEAEDLGWLHDVVSRHAQATDSTVAVSLLADWPRRSAGFTKIMPIDYERVLRATRLARAEGRDVETAIMEASRG